The DNA sequence ACCACTTTACGAATGGCTTATATAAAAATGCTTTCTTTATTTATACATGAAGAAATAAGTCAAGGAGTTGAACTGAAACTTCCGGACAAAAGTATCAATTTTGATCAAGAGATTTCTCGTCCCGAATTAAGGATGTATGATAAGCAAAATTTAGTATATGAAGCTAAAGAAAGTACAATAAAAGCTAAAAATATGCCTAAATTTTCACTTTTTGCTCAAGGAGGATATGGAAAACCCGGTTTAAATATGTTGAACTCAGATTTTAAAACGTATGCTATTGGCGGGGTGCGTTTAAGTTGGAATTTTGGAAACTTATACACAAAGAAAAACGAATATCGATTGTTAAAAAATGACAGGAATTCACTTCAATCTCAAAGAGAAACCTTTTTATTTAACACCCATGTTCAGCTTACCCAAATTCAGAATGAAATAAATAAATATCAACAATTGATGGTAAAAGATGATGAAATTATTCGGTTGAGGAATAGTGTTAAAAAGGCCGGAGAAAGTAAGTATAAAAATGGAATTTACAATATGAATGATTTAATCGGAGATATTAATGCAGAAAATCAGGCACGAGTAACACAGTCTATACATGAAATGCAATATTTACAAAGTATCTATAATTATAAATATACACAAGGAAATTAGAACTATGAGACAGTTAATAATATTTACCCTGGGAACGTTTATGTTCCTGTTATCTTGTAATCGAAATAAGTTTGAGCATGATGCGTCGGGAACGTTTGAAGCAACTGAAGTAATTGTTTCATCGGAAGCTAACGGTAAATTGGAATCTTTTCAATTAACGGAAGGAGATCAATTGGCCAAAGGACAATACGTTGGATATGTTGACAGCATTCAGCTGTATTTAAAGAAAAGACAATTATTAGCCACCAATAAAGCCATACAGGTAAAAAGACCGGACATATCCGTCCAAGTTTCTTCCATAAAAGAACAAATTGCGAAAGCTGAATTTGAAAAAAGAAGAATTCAAAGATTATTGGCAGATAATGCAGCTACTCAAAAACAACTGGATGATGCAAATTCACAAATTGAAGTTCTTAAAAAATCTTTAAATGCGCAAGAAAATTCACTTTCAACATCGGTTAACAGTCTCAATGAGGAAAGTAACACCAATACAGTTCAAGTATCCCAAATAGAAGATCAATTAAAAAAATGTAAAATTATTAATCCAATTCAGGGTACTGTTTTAAACAAATTTGTAGAAGAAAAAGAAGTTGTTACCCAAGGTAAAGCACTCTATAAAATTGCAGATACCAAAAATTTATTTTTACGAGCATATATAGTTTCAGAACAATTAGAAAAAATTAAAATAGGACAGAAAGTAAAAGTATTTATAAATATTTCAGAAGATAAACAAAAATCCTATCAGGGCACTATTACATGGATATCCGATAAAGCCGAGTTCACTCCAAAAACTATTCAGACCCAAGATGAGCGTCAAAATTTAGTGTATGCGGTAAAAATCGCAGTAACAAATACTGACGGGCTTATTAAAATAGGTATGTATGGTGATGTAGATTTCTGATAAGTTCTATATTCATTTTCTATAAGGAAACAAGAATAAATTCTAGTGAAGATATAATAAAGATAATGAGTGTTATTTCCATACAAAATATTTCAAAAACCTATACGGGTAAAGTTCCGGTTGAAGCTTTACAAGATATATCTATTGAAATTAATAAAGGAGAATTATTTGGTTTAATAGGTCCCGATGGAGCAGGAAAGACCACTCTATTTAGAATATTAACCACTTTGTTGGTGGCTGATAAAGGAGAGGCATTTGTAGATGGGTTTGATGTAAAGAAAAACTTTTTACAAATACGGGAAAGAGTCGGGTATATGCCCGGTAAATTTTCGCTTTATCAAGATTTAAGTATTGAAGAGAATCTTAATTTTTTTGCTCGAGTATTCAATACAACGGTAGAAAAAAATTATGATTTAATTAAAGATATATATGTTCAAATCGAACCCTTCAAGAAGAGAAGAGCAGGTAAACTTTCGGGAGGAATGAAACAAAAACTAGCCCTATGTTGTGCCTTAATACATAAGCCTTCGGTTTTATTTTTAGATGAGCCGACCACAGGAGTAGATCCCGTATCCAGGAAAGAATTTTGGGATATGTTAACCCGACTTAAACAACAGGGAATTACTATTATGGTTTCTACACCTTATATGGATGAAGCAAGTTTATGTGATAAGATTGCGCTAATTCAAGAAGGAAAAATACTTTCTGTCAATACTCCTAAGCAGATTACGCAAGAATATCCGTATAAATTATATTCGGTGCGATCTGATAATAATTATAAACTTCTTCAGCAATTACGCAAACAAAAAGAAATAAACAGCTGTTATATATTCGGAGAATATTTGCACGTGACATTTAAAAATGAAAAGGTTACGATAGAGGGAGCTGAAGTAAAAGAAATTGAACCGGGAATCGAAGATTGTTTTATTTATTTAATGAATAAAAATGAAAACCATAGTAACGAAAGGGTTAACTAAAAAATTTGGCGATTTTATTGCAGTCAATCATATAAGCTTTGAAGTATCCAAAGGTGAAATTTTTGGTTTTTTGGGAGCAAATGGTGCAGGAAAAACAACAGCCATACGAATGCTTTGTGGATTGTTATCTCCCACCTCAGGGGAAGGAATTGTTGCAGGATACGATATTTACAAAGAGTCGAATAAGATTAAAAAAAATATCGGATATATGAGCCAAAAATTTTCGTTATATGAAGATTTAACCATTAAAGAAAATATGCGATTGTTTGGTGGTATTTATGGAATGAGCACTAAAGATATTAAAGTAAAAACAGAACAATGCTTAGAGGAACTTTCCTTAAAAACAGAAAGGGATGTTTTGGTTAAATCTTTACCCTTAGGAATTAAACAAAAAGTTTCTTTTGCAGTGTCGACCTTTCATTCTCCTGAAATTGTTTTTTTGGATGAACCCACCGGAGGAGTAGACCCCATAGCAAGACGTACTTTTTGGGAAATGATTTATAAGGCATCCAATAACGGGATAACCATTTTTGTTACGACTCACTATATGGATGAAGCAGAATATTGTAATCGGGTTTCAATTATGGTCGATGGTAAAATTGAAGCATTGGATACGCCTGCGGGACTTCGTCATAAATATCATGCGGAAACTATGGATGAAGTTTTTCAAATATTGGCAAGAGGAGCAAAAAGAGAATAGATTTTAACTAAATAAAGGAAAAAATAAGAATAGGGCATGAATCAATTTTTTAGTTTTATAAAGAAAGAAATCTTTCACATCACCCGTGATTTTAGAACTATGCTTATGCTTTTAATTATGCCTATAGCACTTCTTATGATATTTGGGTTTGCTATTACGACAGAAATTAAAAATACCTCTTTCATTGTATTAGATAATTCTAAAACCATCCAATCCATACAACTTATAGAACAAATAAATGCCAGTAAATATTTTGACCTTACAGGCTACCTGGACAAATTAGAACAGGTTGAACAACGTTTTCGCCTAGGAAAAGCTAAATTGGCGGTGGTTATTCCTCAAGGATTTGATAAAGACTTGTATCATCAAGGAACTAGTGATGTTCAACTTATTGTAGATGCATCAGATCCTAATGAAGCATCTACTATTGTTAGCTACTTGCAACAAATTATAGCGGAATATCAAAAACTACAAATGAATAAAGCGAGTTCAGGTTCTTATGTAATTAAAAGTCAGGTTAAAATGCTTTATAATCCACAATTAAAAAGTGCGTATAATTTTGTGCCGGGAATTATGGGATTGGTTCTTATGTTAATTTGTTCAATGATGACATCTATTTCTATTGTAAAAGAAAAAGAACAAGGAACTATGGAGATATTATTAGTTTCTCCTCTAAAACCCATAAGCATCGTATTAGCGAAAGTGGTTCCTTATTTCCTGATCTCCATTATTGACGTTTTTTCTATATTAATTATATCTGTTACCATCTTGGAAGTGCCAATTGAAGGAAATTTACTTTTACTTCTTTTTCTATGTACAATTTTCATTCTATCCACCTTATCGTTAGGGATTTTAATTTCATCCATAACGGAAACCCAACAGGCTGCCATGTTAATTTCGGGTATGGGATTATTGCTTCCCACATTATTGCTTTCTGGATTAATATTTCCCGTCGAAAATATGCCCTTACCGCTTAGAATAATATCAACCATTTTACCCGCTACCTGGTTTATTACTGCCGTTAAAGATGTAATGATTAAAGGGCTTGGTTTTTTTGCTATCTGGCAAGAGTGTCTGATACTTATTGGTATGACTCTTTTCTTATTAGTGGTAAGTATCAAAATGTTTAAAAACAGGTTATGAGAACATTAAAATTTTTATTAGAAAAAGAATTCCTTCAGATATTCAGGAATAAAACTATTTTGAGATTGGTATTTTTTATGCCTGTTTTTCAATTATTAGTATTGCCATGGGCAGCCACTTTTGAACAGAAAAATATCTTATTAAGCATAATAGATAACGATCACAGTTCTGCTTCCAGAGAATTGATACAAAAAGTAATTTCATCCGGATATTTTAAATTGGCCAATTATTCATCGTCTTATTCAGATGCATTGAAGATCGTTGAAAAAAATGAAGCAGACTTGATTTTAGAAATTCCCCATAATTTTGAAAATACCTTTATAAGAGAAAAATCAACCGATGTTATGCTATCGGTAAATGCCATAAACGGACAAAAAGCAGGATTGGGATCTTCGTATTTAGGACAAATCTTAGCAGCTTACAATCGGGAACTGGTTAGTCAGTCTCAAGGTTCGGGACAAATTATTGTTAAGCCTTATTATATGTATAATACAGAAATGAATTATCGTAATTTTATGGTACCCGGTATTTTGGTTATGCTACTCAGTATTATAGGCGGAGCGCTTTCTTCCTTGAATATTGTTAAAGAAAAAGAAGCAGGAACCATTGAGCAAATCAATGTTACACCTATTCCAAAATATATTTTTATTATAGGAAAATTGATTCCATTTTGGGTTATGGGAATGTTTATACTAACTGTTGGTATGCTAATAGCCTGGTTGGTATACGGGTTAGTTCCGGCCGGTCATGCTCTAATAATTTATATATTTTGTTTTTTCTACCTGATTGCATTTACCGGATTTGGGTTAATAATTTCAAATTTTTCATCTACACAACAACAGGCCATGTTTGTGTTGTTTTTTATTATAATTATATTTTTCTTATTGGGCGGACTTTATACTCCGATAAGCAGTATGCCCAGATGGGCGCAAATCGTTACCATGTTTAATCCGGTACGTTACTTTATTGAAGTGATGAGGCTGGTTTATATGAAAGGAAGTACCTTGGCTGATATCTCTCATCAATTATATATAATTATTATCTTTGCTGTAGTGTTAAATGTAGGTGCAATTGTAAGCTACAAAAAAACAAATTGAGAGTCTGAAAGAGTTATTTAAAGGCATAGAACATGTTCTTTATAAGTTTCTTAAGCATTATTTTTGACATTAATAAATTAATGAAACAACATATACTTTAAACTAAAAGTAATGAAATCTAAAATCATAAATTCTTTTTTTTGGGGAAATTCGGTTGCTCTATCCTGGTTGTGGGGATTAGGACTGTTTTTTTCCGTGCAAATAACTTATTTATTCGGTTTAACAGGTCTATTGGGTTTTGCTTTGTTAAACTCAATCGGATTATTTTTATTTGGTTATGGTACTCAAAAAATTGCCAATCGGGATAAAGGACAAGAATCATTAGAACGTTTTTATAAAAAATGGTATAAGCCGTTTCGCCTCAGTTTATATTTATATCAGTTATTGGCAATTACTTTAACCGTTTTTGCTACTGTAAAATATTTGTTTATTCCTTTGCTTACTTCTTATTGGCCGGGCTGGGATGATGGGGGAAGTATATTACAAATTTTTTCTTTATTACTTGTGGTTTCATTGGTTATTTCTGCTTCCTGTTTACTGGGTGAAGAATTTTCGATTAAATCTATTAAATACTGGCATCTATTAATTGGAGCAGTTTTATTAGTCATAATTGTTTCCTTATTATCTTATTTACAACCTAAAGAAATATACAATTATCAAGCATGGGTAAAAAGTGAAACTCAAAAACCTATTTTCATAGGCTATATGGTAGCCATTTTTGTTGGTTTTTTTGTAGGGCCTTGGCTGGATTTACAACAATGGCAGCGAGCTATACAAATGAGAAAAGAAGAAACCAATATATGTACCGGATATTTTTTCGGATCCGTTATATTTTTTTTCCTGCTTATTTTTCATGGATTAATGGCAAGTTTTGTTTTTAACAGTAATTGGTTTAATCCGAATATGGCATCGATTGGATTGGGAGGTATAAAATACGGTCATGAGCAAATTGTAAATTATATGATCCACTTTCGATCTACACTTCCCGAATGGGTTCCGCTTTCCTATTATTTATTTATAGTATTCGCAGTATTAACAACTTTAGATAGCGGATATGTTTCGACTCGGTGGTTTGTGAAAGAAGTTTCCAAATCCAGTAATAGTCCTGTTTTATCCATAATACCTAAAGGAATTGCAGATTCTCCCATCCCTACCTATATTTTGGCGGGTTTAATTACGATATTCTCTGTATTGGCAAATTTTGAATTGGAATATTTTATGGTATTTTATGCCACTTTTTTTGTGGCTTATGCCTCATTAGGTATAGCGCGTTGTTTTGTACCCAATTCACAGCATTCTTTACCTCAAGTGAAACTTTTTTCGATTGGAGCACTTTCATTAGTAATATTTGCCGGAGGTTATTTTATGCAAATGGCCGTATTGATGATAATAGGCTCAATACTTCCAATACTCTATGTGTTTTGGTTGGTTTTAAATACTGACTTACTACGAGTCGTGAAAGAGAAAGTTGAAGAAGTGATAGATGCTGCGTCCGAAATTCCTGTATTAAAAAATTTATCTAAAGCAACTCATACAGCTATTAACGGGAAAACCTTGGAAGTTAGCACGGGAAGTCATTTTGAAGGTAAATGGTTTGTGCATTCCTTTATGGCAACCTATGCAGATACCAACTCAGTTGGAAATGTTTATTTTGGAGTTTATGCT is a window from the Apibacter sp. B3706 genome containing:
- a CDS encoding TolC family protein; translated protein: MKTKTYIFLQVCLLPCLLFSQLSVINLEECQEKARENYPLIKQYDLISLAEDYTLDNLAKNYLPQISLGGQASYQTQVTKIPIKIPGYNIPEMDKDQYKITLDVTQLLWDGGATRSQKKNTQANSDFEKQKLEVNLYTVREKINQLYFGILTIDKQLNQLDVLNSDLQTNYNLVSAMLKNGVAMVSDLDLVKVELLNTDQKRIELTTLRMAYIKMLSLFIHEEISQGVELKLPDKSINFDQEISRPELRMYDKQNLVYEAKESTIKAKNMPKFSLFAQGGYGKPGLNMLNSDFKTYAIGGVRLSWNFGNLYTKKNEYRLLKNDRNSLQSQRETFLFNTHVQLTQIQNEINKYQQLMVKDDEIIRLRNSVKKAGESKYKNGIYNMNDLIGDINAENQARVTQSIHEMQYLQSIYNYKYTQGN
- a CDS encoding HlyD family secretion protein yields the protein MRQLIIFTLGTFMFLLSCNRNKFEHDASGTFEATEVIVSSEANGKLESFQLTEGDQLAKGQYVGYVDSIQLYLKKRQLLATNKAIQVKRPDISVQVSSIKEQIAKAEFEKRRIQRLLADNAATQKQLDDANSQIEVLKKSLNAQENSLSTSVNSLNEESNTNTVQVSQIEDQLKKCKIINPIQGTVLNKFVEEKEVVTQGKALYKIADTKNLFLRAYIVSEQLEKIKIGQKVKVFINISEDKQKSYQGTITWISDKAEFTPKTIQTQDERQNLVYAVKIAVTNTDGLIKIGMYGDVDF
- a CDS encoding ABC transporter ATP-binding protein yields the protein MSVISIQNISKTYTGKVPVEALQDISIEINKGELFGLIGPDGAGKTTLFRILTTLLVADKGEAFVDGFDVKKNFLQIRERVGYMPGKFSLYQDLSIEENLNFFARVFNTTVEKNYDLIKDIYVQIEPFKKRRAGKLSGGMKQKLALCCALIHKPSVLFLDEPTTGVDPVSRKEFWDMLTRLKQQGITIMVSTPYMDEASLCDKIALIQEGKILSVNTPKQITQEYPYKLYSVRSDNNYKLLQQLRKQKEINSCYIFGEYLHVTFKNEKVTIEGAEVKEIEPGIEDCFIYLMNKNENHSNERVN
- a CDS encoding ABC transporter ATP-binding protein codes for the protein MKTIVTKGLTKKFGDFIAVNHISFEVSKGEIFGFLGANGAGKTTAIRMLCGLLSPTSGEGIVAGYDIYKESNKIKKNIGYMSQKFSLYEDLTIKENMRLFGGIYGMSTKDIKVKTEQCLEELSLKTERDVLVKSLPLGIKQKVSFAVSTFHSPEIVFLDEPTGGVDPIARRTFWEMIYKASNNGITIFVTTHYMDEAEYCNRVSIMVDGKIEALDTPAGLRHKYHAETMDEVFQILARGAKRE
- a CDS encoding ABC transporter permease — encoded protein: MNQFFSFIKKEIFHITRDFRTMLMLLIMPIALLMIFGFAITTEIKNTSFIVLDNSKTIQSIQLIEQINASKYFDLTGYLDKLEQVEQRFRLGKAKLAVVIPQGFDKDLYHQGTSDVQLIVDASDPNEASTIVSYLQQIIAEYQKLQMNKASSGSYVIKSQVKMLYNPQLKSAYNFVPGIMGLVLMLICSMMTSISIVKEKEQGTMEILLVSPLKPISIVLAKVVPYFLISIIDVFSILIISVTILEVPIEGNLLLLLFLCTIFILSTLSLGILISSITETQQAAMLISGMGLLLPTLLLSGLIFPVENMPLPLRIISTILPATWFITAVKDVMIKGLGFFAIWQECLILIGMTLFLLVVSIKMFKNRL
- a CDS encoding ABC transporter permease encodes the protein MRTLKFLLEKEFLQIFRNKTILRLVFFMPVFQLLVLPWAATFEQKNILLSIIDNDHSSASRELIQKVISSGYFKLANYSSSYSDALKIVEKNEADLILEIPHNFENTFIREKSTDVMLSVNAINGQKAGLGSSYLGQILAAYNRELVSQSQGSGQIIVKPYYMYNTEMNYRNFMVPGILVMLLSIIGGALSSLNIVKEKEAGTIEQINVTPIPKYIFIIGKLIPFWVMGMFILTVGMLIAWLVYGLVPAGHALIIYIFCFFYLIAFTGFGLIISNFSSTQQQAMFVLFFIIIIFFLLGGLYTPISSMPRWAQIVTMFNPVRYFIEVMRLVYMKGSTLADISHQLYIIIIFAVVLNVGAIVSYKKTN
- a CDS encoding acyl-CoA thioesterase codes for the protein MKSKIINSFFWGNSVALSWLWGLGLFFSVQITYLFGLTGLLGFALLNSIGLFLFGYGTQKIANRDKGQESLERFYKKWYKPFRLSLYLYQLLAITLTVFATVKYLFIPLLTSYWPGWDDGGSILQIFSLLLVVSLVISASCLLGEEFSIKSIKYWHLLIGAVLLVIIVSLLSYLQPKEIYNYQAWVKSETQKPIFIGYMVAIFVGFFVGPWLDLQQWQRAIQMRKEETNICTGYFFGSVIFFFLLIFHGLMASFVFNSNWFNPNMASIGLGGIKYGHEQIVNYMIHFRSTLPEWVPLSYYLFIVFAVLTTLDSGYVSTRWFVKEVSKSSNSPVLSIIPKGIADSPIPTYILAGLITIFSVLANFELEYFMVFYATFFVAYASLGIARCFVPNSQHSLPQVKLFSIGALSLVIFAGGYFMQMAVLMIIGSILPILYVFWLVLNTDLLRVVKEKVEEVIDAASEIPVLKNLSKATHTAINGKTLEVSTGSHFEGKWFVHSFMATYADTNSVGNVYFGVYALWVGKTRELFFNYVLPDFNLKDTTYLILTRSFEHKYITETREFERISVKIRASEYNRKIATLEHQVFDSAGNLLGKGKQQLIFVSPKDYRLLDIPPEVIKAFMPYM